The following are encoded in a window of Candidatus Dormiibacterota bacterium genomic DNA:
- a CDS encoding ABC transporter substrate-binding protein, translated as MNLRFPAAVSALLLGLGGLAGCGGGGAVPPASLLVALNLPSSSDAATAEYMRQGADLAMKELNRGGGVHVGGGAHPLRLRIYDGASDPQRAAANTRSAIAAGAVGVVEDGAGAPLSAAAGRAAGVPEIVIAEGASELMKGRPSLFRLGIANDAAATVLGGYVARRAASVAIVHDDGEDGRDGARRLEEALATAQVRVTASREVAAALPTVDAEIRGLLDGHPAAVAIWASPAVTARALQALHAAGASLPVFSGPAGENPSVRRVAGSATEGLAFVASRMTSESDSVSFGQFEHRLAAAEGGPIDAGVRDGRGRELRQPADGALFAYDAVRVLAAAIERSGSARPGPGLLAAMTAAAVTSGNGDHRGFNPDNHEGVADDDLYIAAIHDMTFAPVRDEPLSATLPAPDELLADFH; from the coding sequence ATGAACCTCCGTTTCCCGGCCGCGGTCTCGGCCCTGCTCCTCGGCCTCGGAGGGCTCGCCGGATGCGGCGGCGGTGGGGCCGTACCGCCGGCCTCGCTGCTGGTGGCGCTGAACCTGCCGTCGTCCTCCGACGCCGCCACCGCCGAGTACATGCGCCAGGGCGCCGACCTGGCGATGAAGGAGCTGAACCGCGGCGGCGGCGTTCACGTCGGGGGAGGCGCGCACCCGCTGCGGCTGCGCATCTACGACGGCGCCTCCGACCCCCAGCGGGCGGCCGCGAACACCCGCTCCGCGATCGCCGCGGGCGCGGTCGGGGTGGTCGAGGACGGCGCCGGCGCGCCCCTCAGCGCCGCCGCCGGCCGGGCCGCCGGAGTGCCGGAGATCGTCATCGCCGAGGGCGCCTCCGAGCTGATGAAGGGCCGTCCCAGCCTCTTCCGCCTGGGCATCGCCAACGACGCCGCGGCCACCGTGCTCGGCGGGTACGTCGCCCGGAGGGCGGCGAGCGTGGCCATCGTCCACGACGACGGCGAGGATGGCCGCGACGGCGCCCGCCGCCTCGAGGAGGCGCTGGCCACCGCCCAGGTGCGGGTGACCGCCAGCCGCGAGGTGGCGGCGGCGCTGCCCACCGTGGACGCCGAGATCCGCGGCCTGCTCGACGGCCATCCCGCCGCGGTGGCGATCTGGGCCTCCCCGGCGGTGACCGCACGGGCCCTGCAGGCGCTCCACGCCGCCGGCGCCTCGCTCCCCGTCTTCAGCGGGCCCGCCGGCGAGAACCCGTCGGTGCGCAGGGTCGCCGGGTCCGCCACCGAGGGCCTCGCCTTCGTCGCCTCGCGGATGACCAGCGAGAGCGACAGCGTCTCCTTCGGGCAGTTCGAGCACCGCCTCGCCGCCGCCGAGGGCGGGCCCATCGACGCCGGCGTCCGGGACGGCCGGGGCCGGGAGCTGCGCCAGCCCGCCGACGGCGCGCTCTTCGCGTACGACGCGGTGCGGGTGCTCGCCGCGGCGATCGAGAGGAGCGGGTCGGCGCGGCCCGGACCGGGGCTGCTCGCCGCCATGACCGCCGCCGCTGTGACCAGCGGCAACGGCGACCACCGCGGCTTCAACCCCGACAACCACGAGGGCGTCGCCGACGACGACCTCTACATCGCCGCCATCCACGACATGACCTTCGCGCCGGTCAGGGACGAGCCGCTCTCGGCGACGCTGCCGGCGCCGGACGAGCTCCTCGCCGACTTCCATTAG
- a CDS encoding adenylate kinase encodes MIAVLFGPPGSGKGTQAAFITRDFDMAHVSTGDMLRAEAATGSPLGREVAPLMAAGKLVPDDLIVRVIAERLGHDDVRKGVILDGFPRTVAQARALDTMLKSKGRDVGLILSLDVPVDDLVERLLGRAREQGRVDDTAEVIRERMHEYQRKTAPVLDHYRRSGARVATVDGVGSIDEVRGRVSEEVAGALGRAGDREAMRRVADGA; translated from the coding sequence TTGATCGCCGTGCTCTTCGGACCGCCCGGCAGCGGCAAGGGAACCCAGGCGGCCTTCATCACCCGCGACTTCGACATGGCCCACGTGTCCACCGGCGACATGCTGCGTGCCGAGGCGGCCACCGGGAGCCCGCTGGGCCGCGAGGTCGCTCCGCTGATGGCGGCGGGCAAGCTGGTCCCCGACGATCTGATCGTCCGGGTGATCGCCGAGCGGCTGGGGCACGACGACGTCCGCAAGGGTGTGATCCTCGACGGCTTCCCCCGGACGGTCGCCCAGGCCCGGGCGCTCGACACCATGCTCAAGAGCAAGGGAAGGGACGTGGGGCTGATCCTGTCCCTCGACGTCCCCGTCGACGACCTGGTCGAGCGCCTGCTCGGCCGCGCCCGGGAGCAGGGCCGCGTCGACGACACCGCCGAGGTGATCCGCGAGCGCATGCACGAGTACCAGCGGAAGACCGCGCCGGTGCTGGACCACTACCGGAGGAGCGGTGCCCGGGTGGCCACCGTCGACGGCGTCGGCAGCATCGACGAGGTGCGAGGGCGGGTGAGCGAGGAGGTCGCCGGCGCGCTCGGCCGGGCCGGCGACCGCGAGGCGATGCGGAGGGTGGCCGATGGCGCATGA
- a CDS encoding S-(hydroxymethyl)mycothiol dehydrogenase, with translation MAHEVRGVVARSKGAPVTVETILVPDPGPGEVLVRPQACGVCHTDLHYREGAIEDAFPFLLGHEAAGTVEAVGEGVTGVAPGDYVIVAWRSPCGSCRSCRRGRPWYCFSSRNAAQPVTLTDGTPLKAAIGIGAFAELCLVDAGQAVKVDPRARPEAAGLVGCGIMAGFGAAVNTGGVTRGDTVAVFGCGGVGDAAIAASRLAGARRIVAVDVDDRKLGWARDFGATDTVNARTQDPVEAIRALTEGHGVDVAIDAVGSPQTFTQAFYSRDHAGTVVMVGVPDPAMRLELPLIEVFGRGGAVKSSWYGDCLPSRDFPILTDLYLRGQLDLDRFVTETIPLEGVEDAFAKMGRGEVLRSVVVL, from the coding sequence ATGGCGCATGAGGTGCGTGGCGTGGTCGCCCGGTCGAAGGGCGCGCCGGTGACGGTGGAGACCATCCTGGTGCCCGACCCGGGCCCCGGGGAGGTGCTGGTGCGGCCGCAGGCCTGCGGCGTCTGCCACACCGACCTGCACTACCGCGAGGGCGCCATCGAGGACGCCTTCCCCTTCCTCCTCGGCCACGAGGCCGCGGGGACGGTGGAGGCGGTGGGCGAGGGGGTCACCGGGGTGGCTCCCGGCGACTACGTGATCGTCGCCTGGCGCTCGCCCTGCGGCAGCTGCCGGTCCTGCCGGCGCGGCCGTCCCTGGTACTGCTTCTCCAGCCGCAACGCCGCCCAGCCGGTGACCCTCACCGACGGCACCCCGCTGAAGGCGGCGATCGGCATCGGCGCCTTCGCCGAGCTCTGCCTGGTCGACGCCGGGCAGGCGGTGAAGGTCGACCCGAGGGCGCGTCCCGAGGCCGCCGGCCTGGTGGGCTGCGGGATCATGGCCGGCTTCGGCGCCGCGGTGAACACCGGCGGGGTGACCCGGGGCGACACCGTGGCCGTCTTCGGCTGCGGGGGCGTGGGTGACGCCGCGATCGCCGCCTCACGGCTCGCCGGGGCGCGGCGGATCGTCGCCGTCGACGTCGACGACCGCAAGCTCGGGTGGGCCCGCGACTTCGGCGCCACCGACACCGTCAACGCCCGCACCCAGGACCCGGTGGAGGCGATCCGCGCCCTCACCGAGGGTCACGGCGTCGACGTCGCCATCGACGCGGTGGGCTCGCCCCAGACCTTCACGCAGGCCTTCTACAGCCGCGACCACGCCGGCACCGTGGTGATGGTGGGCGTGCCCGACCCGGCGATGCGCCTCGAGCTGCCGCTGATCGAGGTGTTCGGCCGCGGCGGTGCGGTGAAGTCGTCCTGGTACGGCGACTGCCTGCCCAGCCGCGACTTCCCCATCCTCACCGACCTCTACCTGCGCGGGCAGCTCGACCTCGACCGCTTCGTGACCGAGACGATCCCGCTCGAGGGGGTGGAGGACGCCTTCGCCAAGATGGGACGGGGCGAGGTGCTCCGCTCCGTGGTGGTGCTGTAG
- a CDS encoding CHRD domain-containing protein encodes MLWGRPFAVAAALLLAAAAGCGSPPSGGAATQRASAQLINVPDGTADVEYDPGARTLTLAVHVTGVMAGEELAARIRRGGCGGPAGDVLDTLGPTAADAHGVVDAIARVPGVEAVPTTAALEFIPLEAATGAASAPLFCGDLSGQTGMVRLVPGATPQAGPAGTAALAVDIAAHTLNVRLVVQGLVPGSWHPANIHDGSCAAQGPMVLTLPSVQADARGRAVLHATLSGVDRLGRWYVNIHRGPDMTGDGAAPLSCGDVTRG; translated from the coding sequence GTGCTCTGGGGGAGACCGTTCGCCGTCGCCGCCGCGCTTCTTCTCGCCGCCGCCGCCGGCTGCGGCAGCCCTCCCTCCGGGGGCGCGGCCACCCAGCGGGCCTCGGCGCAGCTGATCAACGTTCCCGACGGCACCGCGGACGTGGAGTACGACCCGGGGGCGCGAACCCTCACCCTCGCCGTCCACGTCACCGGCGTGATGGCCGGCGAGGAGCTCGCGGCGCGGATCCGCCGGGGCGGCTGCGGCGGGCCCGCCGGCGACGTCCTCGACACCCTCGGCCCCACCGCCGCCGACGCCCACGGGGTGGTCGACGCGATCGCTCGGGTGCCGGGGGTCGAGGCGGTGCCCACCACCGCGGCGCTGGAGTTCATCCCCCTGGAGGCGGCCACCGGGGCGGCCTCGGCCCCGCTCTTCTGCGGCGACCTGTCCGGGCAGACCGGGATGGTCCGCCTCGTCCCCGGCGCCACCCCCCAGGCCGGCCCCGCCGGCACCGCCGCGCTCGCCGTCGACATCGCGGCGCACACCCTCAACGTCCGGCTGGTGGTCCAGGGCCTGGTGCCCGGCTCCTGGCACCCCGCCAACATCCACGACGGCAGCTGCGCGGCGCAGGGGCCGATGGTCCTCACCCTGCCCAGCGTCCAGGCCGACGCCAGGGGCCGCGCCGTGCTCCACGCCACCCTGAGCGGCGTGGACCGGCTCGGCCGCTGGTACGTGAACATCCACCGCGGCCCGGACATGACCGGGGACGGCGCCGCCCCGCTCAGCTGTGGCGACGTCACCCGCGGCTGA
- the sppA gene encoding signal peptide peptidase SppA — protein sequence MTAPAAITQLVPDRLAAVADRRRIGVIPVRGVIGGAVRTQEMQRLLHKAADSERIRSVLLDIDSPGGGAIASEQLYVSVRRLAERKPVVAWFRGTGASGAYFLACGATRILSFPGAVVGSIGVINARPILVDTLKRIGAQMLITKTGPFKDLGAPWRQPTDEDRAKEQELVDAIFRRFTAAVSTARQLDGERLARVTTGEVWLGEQALDLGLVDATADEEEALDEAQRLGGLPHRRTQRLERRRPVLQRLGVPGAGMGPPSLRWITELEGWLASPRL from the coding sequence ATGACAGCGCCCGCCGCGATCACCCAGCTCGTCCCCGACCGGCTGGCGGCCGTGGCCGACCGCCGCCGCATCGGCGTCATCCCCGTCCGCGGGGTGATCGGCGGGGCGGTCCGCACCCAGGAGATGCAGCGCCTGCTGCACAAGGCGGCCGACAGCGAGCGCATCCGCAGCGTGCTCCTCGACATCGACTCGCCGGGGGGCGGGGCGATCGCCTCCGAGCAACTCTACGTCTCGGTGCGCCGCCTCGCCGAGCGCAAGCCGGTGGTGGCGTGGTTCCGCGGCACCGGCGCCTCCGGTGCCTACTTCCTCGCCTGCGGCGCCACCCGCATCCTCTCCTTCCCGGGCGCTGTGGTCGGCTCCATCGGGGTGATCAACGCCCGCCCCATCCTCGTCGACACCCTCAAGCGCATCGGCGCCCAGATGCTGATCACCAAGACCGGGCCGTTCAAGGACCTGGGGGCGCCCTGGCGCCAGCCCACCGACGAGGACCGGGCCAAGGAGCAGGAGCTGGTCGACGCCATCTTCCGCCGCTTCACCGCGGCGGTGAGCACCGCCCGCCAGCTCGACGGCGAGCGGCTGGCGCGGGTCACCACCGGCGAGGTGTGGCTCGGCGAGCAGGCCCTCGACCTCGGCCTCGTCGACGCCACCGCCGACGAGGAGGAGGCGCTGGACGAGGCGCAGCGGCTCGGCGGTCTGCCCCACCGGAGGACGCAGCGCCTGGAGCGGCGCCGCCCGGTGCTCCAGAGGCTGGGCGTGCCCGGCGCGGGGATGGGGCCGCCGAGCCTGCGGTGGATCACCGAGCTCGAGGGCTGGCTCGCCTCTCCACGGCTGTAG
- a CDS encoding CPBP family glutamic-type intramembrane protease produces the protein MISARSLPEGPARSLLLLGGLAAAMTLRVAAGLGTTQAGALFAVLLLATAAAAGWRPAWPRPRALAAGVAGAAVLCAAPVLLHVAGRTLVLGPAPIGMLPTWAAVTVLISVAEEALLRGVLIDAVAPWAGELAAVAVAAVAFALLHVPLYGWQAVPLDLAVGVWLGGLRLATGGIAAPATAHALADMVAWWLR, from the coding sequence GTGATCAGCGCCCGCTCGCTCCCCGAGGGGCCCGCCCGCAGCCTCCTGCTGCTCGGCGGCCTGGCCGCGGCCATGACCCTCCGCGTCGCCGCGGGGCTGGGAACCACCCAGGCCGGGGCGCTCTTCGCGGTGCTGCTGCTGGCCACCGCCGCGGCGGCGGGATGGCGGCCGGCGTGGCCCCGTCCCCGTGCCCTCGCCGCCGGCGTGGCCGGGGCGGCGGTGCTCTGCGCGGCCCCGGTGCTGCTCCACGTCGCCGGCCGCACCCTGGTGCTGGGACCGGCGCCGATCGGCATGCTCCCCACCTGGGCTGCGGTCACCGTGCTCATCTCCGTCGCCGAGGAGGCGCTGCTCCGCGGCGTGCTCATCGACGCGGTCGCGCCCTGGGCGGGCGAGCTCGCCGCCGTCGCCGTCGCCGCCGTCGCCTTCGCGCTCCTCCACGTCCCCCTGTACGGCTGGCAGGCGGTGCCCCTCGACCTCGCCGTCGGGGTCTGGCTCGGCGGCCTGCGGCTGGCCACCGGGGGGATCGCCGCCCCCGCCACCGCCCACGCCCTCGCCGACATGGTCGCCTGGTGGCTGCGATGA
- a CDS encoding ABC transporter substrate-binding protein, whose amino-acid sequence MRARLRSAAAATVAVVLLPLLLGACGSGADPLRIGAVFPMTGPQSGGYAREELTGVEIARDLVNADGGVAGRQIQLDLRDLPGRDVGPERAEELRRDGVPVVLGAYSSDLSMPVSYATSSAGMVYWEAGAVADRLTGRGLDRVFRVGATGSNLGDNSGRFAATQLAPMIGRPAGSLRVSLVVADDDYAHSVADAAAATVRAAGMQVVSTGTYFPGAPHFEPVIAALRAAHPDILILASHIPDGVAFRKAMLAADVRVAAFIGSTMAQCLPDFGELLGPAAVGVFASDRPGGGFDPATLRPEGRALYARLAAAWTKRLGGAPTEEGLSGFTAAWALFHDVLPRAARSGGLDAAHIAAAARASDLPEGSLPNGAGLRFSTDSDRLGQNLRAAAVIWQWQAVRHSVVVWPAVYATGRAELVPPAQ is encoded by the coding sequence ATGCGCGCACGTCTGCGATCCGCCGCCGCCGCCACCGTGGCCGTGGTGCTGCTGCCGCTGCTGCTCGGCGCCTGCGGGAGCGGCGCCGACCCGCTGCGCATCGGCGCCGTCTTCCCGATGACCGGTCCGCAGTCGGGTGGATACGCGCGCGAGGAGCTCACCGGCGTCGAGATCGCCCGAGACCTGGTCAACGCCGACGGCGGCGTCGCCGGGCGGCAGATCCAGCTCGACCTCCGCGACCTGCCCGGCCGCGACGTCGGCCCGGAGCGGGCCGAGGAGCTGCGCCGCGACGGCGTGCCGGTGGTGCTGGGCGCCTACAGCTCCGACCTCTCGATGCCGGTGAGCTACGCCACCTCGAGCGCGGGGATGGTGTACTGGGAGGCGGGCGCGGTGGCCGACCGGCTCACCGGTCGCGGGCTCGACCGGGTCTTCCGGGTCGGCGCCACCGGCTCCAACCTCGGCGACAACTCCGGGCGCTTCGCGGCCACCCAGCTGGCGCCGATGATCGGCCGGCCCGCCGGGTCGCTCCGGGTCTCGCTGGTGGTCGCCGACGACGACTACGCCCACTCGGTCGCCGACGCCGCCGCCGCCACGGTGCGGGCGGCGGGGATGCAGGTGGTCAGCACCGGCACCTACTTCCCCGGGGCGCCGCACTTCGAGCCGGTGATCGCCGCGCTCAGGGCCGCCCACCCCGACATCCTCATCCTCGCCTCCCACATCCCCGACGGGGTCGCCTTCCGCAAGGCGATGCTGGCCGCGGATGTCCGGGTCGCCGCCTTCATCGGCTCGACCATGGCCCAGTGCCTTCCCGACTTCGGCGAGCTGCTCGGCCCCGCCGCGGTCGGCGTGTTCGCCTCCGACCGCCCCGGCGGCGGCTTCGACCCGGCGACGCTCCGGCCGGAGGGGCGGGCGCTGTACGCCCGCCTGGCCGCGGCGTGGACGAAGCGGCTCGGCGGGGCGCCCACCGAGGAGGGGCTGAGCGGGTTCACCGCCGCCTGGGCGCTCTTCCACGACGTCCTCCCGCGGGCGGCGCGGAGCGGCGGGCTCGACGCCGCCCACATCGCCGCCGCGGCGCGCGCCTCCGACCTGCCCGAGGGCTCGCTGCCCAACGGGGCGGGGCTGCGCTTCTCCACCGATTCCGACCGGCTCGGCCAGAACCTCCGCGCCGCCGCGGTGATCTGGCAGTGGCAGGCGGTGCGCCACAGCGTCGTGGTCTGGCCGGCGGTGTACGCCACCGGCCGGGCCGAGCTGGTGCCGCCGGCGCAGTGA